gtttttattttttattggggGTGGTagtaaaatgtaccattttaaccatttttaactgtacggttcagtggcattaagcattcacattattgtgcaaccatcccATCCATCTCCagcatttttttcatcttccaaactgaaactctgtacctatttccagaaaacaaaattcaagcaaataaatctgaagatctaattggctttattaagcaatgGGTATTTCTTAATAAATGAACAGGTGGTTTTGCCCTAGCAAGCTTAGAGATGCTCTGATAAGTAGTACAAAATaggtttttataggaaggagggtggggcaagaAGTGATCAGCAAAGAAAAAATTAGGGGTTGCTTCACATAAGGTGGCCCTCCCTTGGGAGGAAGAGTGGGGGTCTTATCAGATCACCTCACTAGTGATCAGGAAATTCCAGACTGATTGGTttaaaattctactcctaggagaGGCTGCAACTGTAATTAGGTTGAGCCTTTAACCCTGTTTGATGACCTGGCCTAGGCAGATGTCACCCCATGTTCGGTCTGccgtttttctttttaacaccatTAAACACTAAGTCTCCAttccctcttcccccagcccctggcaaccagtctactttctgtctctgtggcttTGACTCTCTAGGTACCGGTGGTATAATGCAaatgtatttggtctttgtccccagtTCCTCACACAGAGCTCTAAAAGCCTTTAGAATTTCCTGAGCGATAGGAGTGCTTTTTGTCAAACATAAGGAGCCCCTTTCCATCACACGTGAGCTGATGCTAATGACAGCGACTGAGGGTAGGGCCCCTAGAAAACCTCAGGATTGAGCTGGTCTCCAGAAGACCGAGTAGTTAGAGTTTGAGAACTTTCAGCCCCAACCCTGCACCCCCACCGTGGAGTGGAGCTGGCAATTGAGCTCTACAAAATCTCTTGAACAAGGAAATCTGGTGAGCTTTTCCAGGGGTGAACACACCACACCACAGTGCTGGAAAAGTAGTATGCCCGGAGAatcttgcatctcttccatttggctgttcctgagttgtatcctttgTAATAAAACCAGTAAGTAAATACGTTACTTATTTCACCAGTAAGTAAACAAGTAAAGCATTTATCTGAGTtttgtgagccattctagcaaattatagAACCTGAATACAGGTGGTGGGAACCCCCAAGTTACAGCCAGTAAGACAGAAGTATGGGTGGCCCCCAGGACTTGGAAATGGCATCTTAAGTTGATGCAGTCTTACAGAACTGAGACCTTAATTAGTGGGGTCTGCACGTACTCCAGGTAGTAAGTGTCAGAACTGAACTGTAGAACACCCAGTTGGTATTAGGGAACTGGAGAGTTGGTTGGTGTCAGAAAGACTTATACAGTATCTATCCTTTTGTAGCTACCTTATTTAATTTAGTATGTCTCCAAGATTCATCCACGTGtgacatgtgtcagaatttcctttctttttaaggctgaataatattccagtctgtgtatgtgtctgtgtgtatatatatatatatatatatatatatatatatatatacacatacacattttgtttatccatttattcatctatGGATACTTCAGCTGCTTTCccccttttggctattgtaaataatactgttaTAAATGTAGCtgtacaaatatttgttcaagtttctgctttcaattatttgggGGTATATACCAAATgcagaattactggatcatatggaataatatttttaatttttggaggaactgccatactgttttccacatgaCTGTactatttacattcccatcagcaatgcataagggttccagtttctccacatccttgccaacacttgttcctttttttttgttttaatagccATCCTAAAGTATTAAGTGGTATcacattatggttttgatttcatATCcttcatgattagtgatgttgagcatatttaatgtgcctgttggccatctgtatatcttctttggaaaaatgtctattcaggtcctttgctcatttttaaattgggttgccTTTTTTGTTGTTCAACTGTAggatgttctttatatattttggatattaactccttatcagatatttgattggcaaatattttctcccattctatgggtTGCCTTTACACTCTATTAATAGTTTCCTCTGATGCTCAGAAGTTTTAAGTTTTGATGTAGTtcaaattatctttctttttgttgcccATTCTTTTAGTATCACATCCAAGGAATTGCtgtcattgccaaatccagtatcatgaagcttttcccccattttcttctaagagtttttatagTTTTACCATCACCGTTTTGGAAAGACTGGTGGTAATGATGTATACATGTAGGTTTGTCAAATGTAATAAATAAACCACTCTGGTAGGGGATGTCGATAATGGGAGAGGCTGTGCATAGCGGGGACGGGGGGGGGGGGAGTGTATGGAGAATCTCTGTACCATTCACTTaactttgctgtgaacctaaaactgctattaaaaaagtcattttttttaagcTGTCCTTTATCTGCTGAGTGGTCCTTGCACCCATATTGAAAATGATTTGACCATCTAGGTGAAGATTTATTTCTACTCCTATTCTATTTCTATATGTTGTCTATATGTTCAATTCCATAATGTCCCCATTACTATTGTTTTGTTATtagttttgaaatcaagaaatgTGAAACTTCCCACTTCATTGTTATTTTCCAAGATTGTTTGGCTGTTCAATGTCCCTTAAActttcacatgaattttaggatagatttttctatttctaagaagaaaaagtcactgggattttgatagggattgccttctATCTGTACATGCCTTTGGATAGTATAGACAtcttaagtcttccaatccataacagaggattttttcatttatttattatttcttcaatttcAGCAACATTTTGtgattttcagtgtacaagtctttcacctccttgataaAATTTATTCATACTTATTTTTTTGTGATACTActgtaaatataattattttctgtcctttttggaTTATTCATTGTTGATGTACAGAAATACAATCGGGTTAAAAATATTGCAAAtctataaagaatattttagCCAGTGTCTAGTTTACTTAATGATTCTAGTTTACTTCATCCTTCAAGCAAGTATCGGGAGCTTCCTGGCCCACCATCTTGCTTATGTCACCCTCCAGGGCCTAAGGCTTATTTCCCAAGCAGGGTATTTTCAAGAAGAGAATTAAGGAGCTGGACCAGTCAGAGTGGACAGACAAGGCTGGGAGGGAACAGCAGACAGGGTGCACAGGAATGGCAAGGGTGTCCTTGAACGCTAAACTTAAGGCTTAGACTTCATGCCATGGAATTTTCAAGCCCTTGTAACAATGCCTGCCAAGATAACAAAGCCAAGAGAGAAGTCAGGGCAGACCCAGTCAAGTCTCCTCCAGTGCACTGAATTGAacatcaatgaaacaaaaggattAGGAGCATCTGCAATGGTTCTATCTCACCTTCCATCAGGGCCTGATACATATTTTCAGAACCTTAAGGGAATCAGAATTATGAACCTCACCCTCAGCCCAGCCTCTCCCTTCTTCTGAAGTGTGAGTGGCTGAGCTGCCGGCTGATTCCTCCTGGACACCAGACTGAGCATACGGCAAACACACAACAGATCAGCCCCACCAAGAACACGGCTTCAAACAGGAGGATGCCTTCCCAAGCATGCTGGGCCTCTCCTAATGATTTCAAAAAGTGCTGAGCACTAGCCCAGAGAGTTCAGTCCAGGAAGTCACCTGGGGCCCAGGCATTTGCGTTTTTGCCTACCCCACGGGTGAGGGAATGATCACCATTATCAGGAGGCACTCTTCCAGTTTCCACCTGCCCACATCCTTGGTGAGGACTTCCAACAGAGAAAGCAGAACTGGAATTCACTTCCACATAACCTTCCCATCTCATTCTAGAAGTTTTGTCTGACCCCCAGGTTCAAAATAtagtatttaataataataatagtaacccTTTTGAATTACctatcagcattttaaaaacagatcTCACAACCCAGACACAGAAGACAAATATTGCAAgagtccacttatatgaagtacctaGAATACATaagttcatagagacagaaaatagaatactAGGTTACTAGGTTTCTGGTAGGTTTAGTAGGGCCTAGAGGAGGGAAAAGTTGTTatttaatgggcacagagttttTGGGGATGAGAAAAAAGCTCTGGGTATGAAAAGTGGTAATGCTTACATAACAGCCACTGTGAAAGAAagcacttaatgccactgaatcataCCCTTATGAACAGTCAAAAtcataattttatgttatatctgttttaccataataaaaaatttacataaaaatctggatttctggtttctctttaaagaagaaaatctgaCAACGCTGGGCCATGCCTTGTCCATCAACTATCTGCAGGAGCTGAAGCAGCTGCTGCCTTTGGATGGGACATTTGCTGTGACCTCACCACACTCCAGGGTCACTTTTACTATGTCACACTTATATGACCTGGCTGGCCCCCGGGAGCACTTGACGGTATGGTCCCAGCACTGCCCATCTCATTTCATTCACCACTAGCCTTGCCCTGTCCTCCCTGCCCTGCCAATTCCTATCTCCCAGTACATAAGAGGAGGCCAGAAAGCAGTCAGCCATGTGGGCAGGCACTTTGCTTTAAGTAACACCAACAATCACTGGAAGAGAACAAGAGCTTACCTTCCCCTCCTTCAGCTTCACTCGCCTTGAAAGGCTGCTGACATTAGAAGATCCAGGATAAGCCTGGGCATGAACATCATTTTGGAACTGAACTAGGCTGACCACCCACACCATGAGCCTGACTCCTGAACCAGCCTCGGAAACCTGCCCTCTCGGGGTGTTACCACCACATGATCAGTCAGTCCAGCAGATCCAACTTCCTTAGGGCTGGACTCAGTTTCCTGGAGCCCACCTTTATTGGCTAGAATCTGATTTCTAAATGCTTCAAATCCGATATGGTTCCAGGCGTGCTACCCCAACATATGGCACCTTGGCacattgaatattttaagctgaagaaGTCTGAGAACATGGCAGAAGCAGTAAGGTCCCTCTgagctcttcctcctcctcctccttccctgaaaCAGGCCTGAAAGCCCTCCCGTGAGGGGTGTTCTCCCTATGCCTGGAGAAGAGGTGACACTCACCTCTTGAGACAAAGGGAAGTCACGAAGAATTCTACCTAACAAACAGGCCTTGTTCGGTTTCCAGGTGCCTAGTTACCTCATGCTACTTAACCGGTCATACTCCTCCCGCTCTCACCCTCCATCAGACTAGCACGGAAGTACACAGGTGTCTGTTCCTTCATTCCCTTATGAAGGCTCTCATGTCACATGCAATTACATTAAATAAGGTTGGGTGATATTCTCCTTTTAATCAGTCTCTGTCAGGTTCATTGTTAGGCCCAACCAGGTACCCTAAGAGGGTTGAGGAAAACTTTTTCCTCCTCTACAAATAGCATCATTGTTCTAGACCTGTACTGTCCTACCTAGCTATTGAACATATCCCATCATGGCTGGGGAAAAATGGCTAGGCTCTAAAGACAAAATACATGCCGATTTCCAAAGACTCGGTGTGAAAAAGGTCagtaattttattatattaattacatGTCAAAATATCTTGGATACATTGAGTTAAACAAAATATAGTACTAAAACTAGTTTTCACccattctctttacttttttaaaatttgtatgttaCCTATTTTTAATATGGCTactaaaaaaatttacatttgtggctgacattatatttctattggacaatCTTATTTTCAACAGCACAGCCAGCCTTGACTGTCACACAACTGATTCTGTATGGTTACTGTAGAGCAGTCCCCCTTATCTGTGTGGGATATGTTCccagacccccagtggatgcctgcaACTGCTGACAGTACCAAACCCTACGCATACTGTGTCTTCTCCTACACATACATAGCTATGGTCAAGTTTAATTGATAAACTGGGCAAACAGACTAATAACAATGActgataataaaatagaacaattataacaatacacTGTAATAACAGTCATGTATACGTGGTCTCTATCTCTGAAAACATCACACGGTACTTATCTTACCGTACCCACCTTTCTTCCTGTTATGACGTCAGATAATAAATTGTCCAGGTGATTCAGGCCTGAAGTAGGGTGAATGACTAGGCATTGTGACGTAGCTTTAGGGCTACGAATGACCTGCCATTGGTACATCTGGACAACCATCTGCATACAGACTGAAGTTGAcctgaccacaggtaactgaaagCGTGGGAAGAGAACCCGTGGATGAGGGGAAACTACTGTTTTTTCTTTACCTGGAAAAGCAAACCGGTTCTCTCCTACCCTATTTCTGGATGGTGCTGTGCTATGCGCTCCTGAAGGGTCTTTGAGGAAGTCCCTTCCAGCCTCAGTGCTGGAGGCTCCTCCTTGGGGCTGGACTGACTCGGAGATCTCTTCCTGCAACCACATCAATCTTGCCCTGTGCCAGCAAGTATCACCAGGCTCTGTACAAGGCCTTCTTCCAAACCTCTGGGCGATAACAATGTGTCCACAACAGTCAAAAACCCTGCTGCCCATTTTCCCTGGAAACAATGGAACAAGTTGCTAAAAGAGGCCAGGCTGTTATCACCTGTGCAATTAACTGGCCAGAGTGAAAGGGAAGAGCCTCAGCTGCAATCTTAgactccttctctctcctcccagctcagGAGTCCCTGGTTTCATCTTTGCAGAGACTGGAGCCCCACCTTCTTGTGCCTCTAGCTGTGCTAGGCTCAAAGAGACCGAATTAGCTCCTTGGCAGGTTACAGTGCAGCAGGTGGGGAGGCAATGATAATGTGTCCGGAACTTCAGAACAGAAGACAGGTGCTAGGCCTCCAATTCTGGGGAAAATCACAGGACACTTTATTACCAACAACAACCCTCAAGTTGCAGGTGCAAAATTTGAACCTCAGAACCTGCCTTCTTTTTTTGTAATAATACACACTTTATCTACATAAAGACTCATCATTGGCCTACTGACATGGGCTGAGGGAGTAAGTTGGGTTCAAATCCCCCTTAGACCACTCAACAGCAGTAAGACCCTGCATAAGGCTGTTTCATTTACCTGCATGTCAATTTCCTCCCTGTAACAATGGGGACAGTTCCACCTACCTCACAAAGTTGAAAAACTAAACAATGGATGTGCCTTGCACATAACAGGTGTTTGGAAGGTATTAGCTTCCTTCCCCTTCACTTTCCCCATAGAAATTATCAGGCGAAGAAGATACTAAAAATCTTGAGAACTGAAAATAAATCCTCTATATTctgatctgttttgttttttttaatctgaatcTTAGTGCCTGGTATAATTGAACAATGGGTTTGGGATTGCGGTGACCTTGTCTGAATCCTGTTCTGCTGCTAATAGAGGAATTTAAACTCTGGAAGCTTGAAAGGTCCTGTCCTTCACCTGCCAGCTGTACCCTCCTGTAAAGGAAAAACCCAATTAATGCCAAACCCACCAACAAGGCTGCAATGAGGATGTTAAAACCCACAGTCACATCACCTTAGTGGTTATGGAGTGAGTAAATGTCACCCTCGATTCCTATTTTTCTAATTGCGGTAAACAAAAGATCCATCTTGTTTCCTCCCCCAGCCTCAAATCAATTCAATGTTCAGAATTCACACCCACAGGTGAAAGAAAACTGGGTAAAGGATTTTATTTGCCTGTCTGTGCGCTCAAGAAGGCCTTGCTCTTTTCCTTGATCACTCAACACCATAGTACCCAAGCAGCAGCACTTTCGGGCATGGGAAATTTTAACTCAAGTAACTTGCTGGTGGTGAGGATGAACAGAATGGACATGTGCCTTTAGAGAAGTTTTGGAAATTTCTGGCCCAAACGAGAAATGTCTAAGTGAATGGTTAAATTTTCTAAATGCAATGAAAAGGTAAGAGAAAACAGAACTATCAGAACTAAGGGTTACTGGTCATTTGTTAGACACATGGCCAGAACTGCATGTGCTTGGCAAGAACTGAGACCCGGAAGCGATGGTCCAGATAAAGAAGGACCCCCTGAGTATCTGCTTCAAATATTTGGGGAAGGCCAAAAGATTCATAACCTGTCTAACTTCCTGGGTCATAACCACATTGAGATGCAAAGAATTTGAGATTCTCTTtcccaaaagaaggaaagagaagggattaAGACATGGTTTCCAAAAAAGTTCCTAGGCTTTGGAAATTCAGAGCAAGATTTCTACTCTATCCTGCTGCACTTGGCTGTAAACCCCAGTGTTTGGCACAAGCATTGTTCCCACTGCCCTGGCTTCAGCTGTGTATATATGAAGGTAAGAACAGCGCCAACCACCCCCAGGGCACCACTCTGTGATTCTATGTACAGGAGATACTGAGCTCTAGGAAAGCTGGTTGGTCAGGCTAAAAACACCTGCCAGATTCTGATGACACTAGAAGAGTCTAAAACCAAGGGCTGCTCCTCCCTGAGAAAGAACAGCTTTCCTGAAGCCCAAAGTCTACACTGATGGTGTGAAAGGGTCAGGAATGAGATCATAAAAGAAGCCTATGTTCTAGAAGCATGCTTTCTGCTGGAGGAGAAACTGCCTGAGTAAGGTAAAGGTCCACTTCTTTTGTTATGCCTCTCTTCTCTTACACAGTCATCCAGTCACAATTGCTCACACGGTCAGTTGCATGGAGCCACAAGGTCACCCAGAGTCACAAGCACTGCTGAAGTCAGAAAATTACAGTCCCCACCCAGTTAGATACAGTAAGGCACAATGTAACACACTCAATCCCATTCCTCTGAACACCCACAAACTCCTCTACTCACCTGGTTGCCAAAGACAGCTATGGAGCAGGCTGTTGAAACCTCATTAGCCCCGAACCAAACAGAAGCAATGCGGGAAGGCATGCCCAGAATGAAGACCTGGGCCACAGAGCAGATGACCTGGCCCAGCACGGTGACCGGGAAGAGATGTGGCTTCAGGCTGCCCAACTTCACCCAGGCGCCCAGGCAGTTGAGAGCAGAGCCAGTGAGGGCGATGGTGCGCAGGCCAAATTTCTCCAGCAGCCAGGCcacgggcaggaggagagggatgTACGTCAGCATATAGCACATGGACAGCCAGTCAATGGCAAAGGCACTGACCCCGTAGAAGTGCTTGAAGATGTTATTAATGGAGCCATACTGGATCCACTGAAAAGCGTTGCACATGGAGTAGCAGCTGAACAGCAGGACCACCGCCCAACGGCGCTTGCTCACCTTGATTACGCTGAGGCTCTCAAGGCCCGAGCTCCTGGGGTGAGCCAAGCCACCGGACTGGGCTAAGGTATTGGCGTGGGCCGAACTGCTTGGGTGCGCAGAGATGCTGGGGCGGATCGAGAAGCCGAGGTGGGCTGAGTTGCTGGGATCGGCCGAGATGCTGAGCTGGGCCGAGACGCGTGGGTCCTCCGGAAGGGTGGACTCCTGTGCAGGGGTGCCATCGCTCTGCTGTTGGTTAGGATCTTCATTCGCCACGACCACAGCCTCTCCTGGagccatggacagtgactgaggACTCACACACTCTTAACGGGACAGTTGCCTCGGCTGCTGCCCGGGCACTTGTTCCGCCCGTCCCAGAATAAACGGTGACCCGAGCCTGGGTAAAAGCTGCAAGTGGAGCCCCTGCGCTCAACCGCGGGCTTCTGCTACCGCTTTTCCTTGGCGTCCCCTGCTCCCGACCGCCGTACCCCAGGCCGGCCGCAGACGCCTCAGCCGGTCTTGGCCGCCGGTGCCTTGAGCCCTCCCAGGACGATCAGGCTACGTTCAGTCCCTCGGTCCTGGAAACAGCTCGCTCCTTGCGCAGCCACTTCAACTGGACTCCTTTTGCTCTGGGTCCGGCTTCGGCCTCGCCCCCTGGGGCGCACGTGACCGCCCCGCCCCCGTCCAGCtcggcctccctgcccccacccccgcccttcGGCCTTCTAGAGCCGCGCTGGCCCGACGGCGCAGTTGTTTCGCCACAGCTTGCGGGGGTGCATTCCTTCCCTACGCCCCGGGCGCCATGGAAACCTCCCAGTTAACCCCCACCCCTGCACTGCCCCTCAAATTCATTTGCCTCGGCCTAGGGGTCCCGACAAGAAAATCCCCCCTGCACTTTCGAGGTAATCTTCTAAATAGAGTCTCCTCGCCGGCGGGCCGCATCCCCTGCGCTCGTGCACCGAAGCCTGGCGCCTCCAAAGTGCTCTGAGGAATCCAAGAGAGATTCTCGACTTTTTCCCACTTGGCTGGGTTCCCAGACCCTTGCTTAACTTTGCGTATGAAGAGAGATTTGTAGATTTTCCGGTCTGGTTGAGCTCCTGCAGTAAAGGGGAATTACAGAAAACTCGCTTTCCTCGTTGCTTTCCCTGCTGACGTGATCTGATCTTGGGGAACTAAGATGTGCACCTGGTCGGTAGgggctcttctttcctgatgGAACCCCGCTTGGCCTTCGGGCGAGGACCTGAGGGTGGAGCGAGAGAAGGAGTTCGGAACCTGCTGAGGCTCGCGGCGGTTGTGCGGTGAAATGCCCAGCACTGCGCGGGATCTGAGCGGGATCTGTAAGGGCTCTTTGCACCCACGTAGCCTTAGACTGCCATCTGCCGATCCCAGCCCACTCCGGTGGGTAGGAAGTTTGGCCTGTGGGGCAGAAGTGCCGGTTGGCTCTGATCCATTTCAGCCCTGGGGAGGGATAAGAGAACAGATTCTGGGTCCAACATTGGTTTAGCTACTCCTACGTGTGTAATGTATATTTAAAGTActccacctctctgtgcctttcttcatctacaaaatagggATGATGAAATTGTACCCACCCTCACAGTGTTGTTTTGAGGCTCCAAAGAGTTAACACCTGAAAGCACTTTGCAAATTCCTGGCAGATGGTTAGAATTCCATGAGTGCCCGCTAGCCTAACAATTAAAAAGCTAATGTTCGTTGCATTGTGCTAAACATGTTTGCTGCCTTATCTCGTTTGAGCATCACTAGAATTCTGCAATGTAGTTACAGTTGGCTTGCCTGAATTTTATAGATCGGAAAATCAAGGCTCATTATAAATGAAGTACCTTCTTTTTTAAGGTCCCAGCTGACCGGAAGACATATACTTCTCAGGCAAATCTGTATTCATTCAAGCTACTGCTTAGCTATACAGGGGCAACCTGGGGACACCAGCATGGACATCCCCTGGGAGCTTGTTTCAAGAGCAGCAGCCCAGGCCCACCCTGGGACCTACAGACTTAGTGGCTGCGTTTTAGATCTCCAGgtgtttcattcctttgcatgttaaagtttgaaagccattgtttttcttctgtgttcctttttaatCTTCAGATCAAAAATGAAGAATTCAAAGCCGTGGGGCTGTGGTTCTCGACTTAGGTTGCACATTAGAATCCCACTGAAGGAATCATAACATTTCCAATGCCTCAGCCACACCCTTAATGATGATCCCTGAGAGTGGCCCTGGGCATCTGCATGTTCAAAGCTCCCTAGGTCATCTCAACATGTAGACAAGTTTGAGCACTTGTGGTAGGGTTAGAACTACTGATTCCCAAGAGAGGGAACACTGATTGGAAGCACCCACTTTTTGTCAGATATTATGGGGTCTTGGATTATAATGGAATGTTTGAAGAAGAAACTCATACCTATTATGAATTCATACACTAATTTAACATCCCCTGTTCTCAAAATTTCAACAGTGTTtcccatctgtcttgccaatgggtttcagccctgggcaagttcgctatggatccaatgtgaccaaagaaattgacagcaaaactttcttggggtgaaagggttatgcccaactttatttccaggtggcaggtcagtcactaaaatcccattcactctgAGCAAGTCTGGTCTCTACCCTTGCCTCTGGGTGCCTCTGTCTGCACAggtgtcctctgggcctctctgcacagtcgtcccacacggccatcctctgggactctgtcctcggtgctgccactactccagcctctgctctgctctcctgcagccttgcagccttgccaccctgtcgcacccagagcactgggcagagctcttttttatagagtcaacaaccatgtattgcccacaggtgtgcagtgagctagtcaaccagggccaggtgagaatcctggccacaggaactctcattatATCCACACCGTCATTCTCCAGGGAGCACAAAACCTCCATTTGCTTGGAAGGtcttctgagacccctcacagttTTTCTGATCATCATGGACCTTTGCCCAAACTCTTCATAGTATATTCTtagcttcattttacagatatggaaactgaAGTCTGGAGAGTTGGAGTGTATTACTCAGTCTCACAGCTAATTAACACCAGAACAAGCCACAGCGAGATAGGTTTGCCAAGTTCCCTTTCACACAGCCTCTCCTTTGTGCTCCTCTGGGGTAACAAAGGCTTCAGTTTGGTGACAAATCTCAAGTGGTCCAACCTGGTATTCAAGTGATATTTGGGGTTGCTATTTGTGATGGAGCTAATGGGATCTGTTCTGAGCTCTGAATCCATAGGTTTAAGGGTTTAAAGGCCTCTTCTGCCATTATGAGCTTTGGGATAttgagcaagttgcttaacctctctatCCTTCAGTTTCTGAATCTATAAAGTGAGGATTAAAaacatctgcttcatcattttgtGAATTAAACAAGATAATGTGTGTAAATTGTTTTCAATGATAATATTCTGGCAACCACCAGGATAGTGCTCTTAGATGATTCCCACCAGGGGGTGGACAACTATATAAATATTGGGTAGCTGTCACATAGAGAAAAGTATTTTGTATTCATCCACTGAAAAATCATTTATTGAACAGTTTACTGTGTGTTACGTCTATTGATGATATCTACAGGTATCTATAGGTACACCTTGAAGAGAAAGGAGATATACAGTTTAGGGATTGCTTCTGAAGAGGGGTCCTGGTTGCTGGTTTTATCCCAATCGACACCCGTCCCCCCCGCCCGCCGCCAGCATTGAACTCAAGCTTTCCTAGCCCCTGACAGAACGTAGCAAAGTCTGCCCCCTAGAGGCTAACGGCTATTCCAGGCAGTAAGAGCGGGACTATGTCAAAATGTCCCACCACCTCAACAGGGGCTGTAGATGTGGGAAGCATGGTGTTTGTTGCAAGCATAGAA
This is a stretch of genomic DNA from Manis javanica isolate MJ-LG chromosome 8, MJ_LKY, whole genome shotgun sequence. It encodes these proteins:
- the FLVCR2 gene encoding choline/ethanolamine transporter FLVCR2 isoform X5, with the protein product MAPGEAVVVANEDPNQQQSDGTPAQESTLPEDPRVSAQLSISADPSNSAHLGFSIRPSISAHPSSSAHANTLAQSGGLAHPRSSGLESLSVIKVSKRRWAVVLLFSCYSMCNAFQWIQYGSINNIFKHFYGVSAFAIDWLSMCYMLTYIPLLLPVAWLLEKFGLRTIALTGSALNCLGAWVKLGSLKPHLFPVTVLGQVICSVAQVFILGMPSRIASVWFGANEVSTACSIAVFGNQLGIALGFLIPPVLVPNIQDRDKLAYHISIMFFIIGGVATLLCILVIIVFKEKPKHPPSRAQSLSYALASPDASYLSSIVQLFKNLNFVLLVITYGLNAGAFYALSTLLNRMVILHYPGEEVNAGRIGLTIVIAGMLGAMISGIWLDRSKTYNFFMTGYLPLGFEFAVELTYPESEGISSGLLNMSAQHSLGQISGGRKPTKKLLGINSRRRRAVPPVKPPPVCLRSISERKRGW